Genomic segment of bacterium CG_4_10_14_0_2_um_filter_33_32:
AAAAAAGTAACAGCTAAAGAAAACTTAATTAATTTTTCAAAAGTAATATCTTATTTCAATATATCAACAATTTTTGTTTTGCTCGAAGAACCAGAGATTATGAAAATACTAGATTTAGGAATATTAAAATAATCTGATAAAAGTTCTATTAAGGCTTTATTGGCCTTTCCCTCTTTGGCTGGTGCAGATAATCTAACCTTTATAGAGCCGTTTTCCTTTTCTAAAACTTCATTTTCTTTAGAATTAGGAATGACTTTAACTATTAGCTTCATTTAACCTAAAAGATAATGAATTAAAGATTGCAGCAGCTGAATAACTATAATTGCAACTAGGGGCGAAAAATCTAGCATTGTTTTTTTCGGCAATATTTCTCTGATTGGACCAAGAATCGGATCTGTCAAATCTGTTATCAACTGAGTAAAACCATTATTTATTGAAAACCACGACAAAATCACTCTTATAAAAATTAAGAGGACCATTAACTCTGCAAATATATCAAACGTATTAATAATAAAAGTTTTCATACTAAAAATATTATATCTTAGATCCCCCGAATCTCAACTGTTTCAAAAAAAGGTTCTGCGGCTTTCTTAAATTCTAGAAGTTGCGGAATATGATAAGGCTTAACTTTTTCGTATTGTGGATCTAAAGTTTTGCCTGGCTTAAACTGTTGAATAAAATATTTTTTAGAACCCTTAAGCCATTTCCCTATTTCGATAATTTCATTTAAATCAACCAAACCAGGGACAACTGTTGTTCTAAACTCATAATCAACCTTAGAATTTTTAATAATCTCAACACTTTTTTTAATGACTGAGGAATCAACCTTAACATCCACAACTTTTTCATAAGAAGAAATTGATGACTTTATATCCATTGCAAAATAATCTATCAACTCATCTTTTATAATATTTTCTAATATTTCAGGATTAGTACCATTTGTATGCAATGCTGTCCTTAATCCTACATTTTTGATAGCCTGAACTATTTTTAAAAAATTATTATGGATTGTCGGTTCACCACCAAGTATAGTAACACCATCAAGCCATTTTTTCTTTTTCTCTAAATATCCGAATATTTCTTCGTCTTTAATGTCTTCTATTAAATGCGGACTTGTTATAAATTCCGGATTGTAACAATAATGGCAGCGAAAACTACATCCGGGTAAAAAAATAATGGTCGTTATTTTACCCGGCCAGTCTATTAAAGATGTTGGAATAAATCCTTTAATCCCCAACGACATATATTTATGCTCCGATTATTTCTTCTAAACTAGGAACCTGACCTCTGTAAGACTTTTTTTCAGTACCCTGTTCATCTGTAATAACAATAGAAGGCGTTGCCATAACATTATACATTGCAGCCTCTGATAAACCATTAGGCGTTTCAACATCAAACATTTCTATTTTAATCCCTTTATCTTTTAACTGAACTGCTAAATCTTTAGCAGGAGGACATTTTGGACATGAGTCTTTAGCAAAAATTTTAATCATAAGTATTTATCCTTAAAGTCGGTAATCACCTTTTTGACGAGCTTCAAGTTCAGCCTGTTTAGAAAGATTCCAATTATTAATAGGAGAATAATAACCAACAACTCTTGATATGCCATAAACATTATCAGAACCGCAAAAAGCACAGGTTGGGGAACTGCTATCGGATTGATGAGATAACTCATGCACTTCTTCTCTTGTTAAAATTTTAAGATTTGGTGTTTCCATACTATCCTCCTTTAAATATATTTATACTTTTTTTATTGATCCTGAGTCCATCATCTCAGCAATACTTTGATGAATAATTTTTTTGCATCCTCCGTCTGTACCATCTCCACATATTATATACTGATCATCTAAAGAAACATTATCCTGTGAACCTTTATAAAATGCTTCTGACTCAAAACCGCAATAAGGACATTGATACCATATTTTATTTTCGTTCTCTATTACATTCTTAACAAGACCTGGCTTATTTATAGTTCTTTTATAACCAGCACTAACCTTATTACAATCTTGGCAGAAAGTGAATTCTGGGGAAATTACTATTTGAGCACTAGATGTATTTTCCCACGTTCTCTTGATTAAAGCATATATGCTAGCCGGTGAAGGTCTCTGTTCTCCTAAAAATACATGCGTAATACAGCCTGCTTCAATAAGATTATTAAACTTACCCTGTTTCTCTATTCTTTCAATGATATCAACGGGTGCGTCTGCGGTTAGATGCACGCTATTTGTATAGTAAACAGTGCCCGATTCAATATCTCCTCTTACATAATCTTTGCTTTCCGGATATTCCTTAAGATCAACTTTTGCTAATCTTAGAGAGGTTGATTCTGCGGGTGTTTCTTCTAAAACTATTTTAAAACCAACTTCCTTTTCTAATTCTTTTGCTCTCAAGTACATAGCAGAAATAACTTTCAGGCCAAGCTTCAATGTATCTTCATCTTCATGAAGATCTCTGCCGTTAATATATTTTATACATTCATTAAGACCAATAACACCAATGATATAACTTGCCTCATCAAGATTAACATATGGTCTGTTATCCGCTGCGTTTTTACCTACTTGAGCCATTGGCCTTCCTGGCTCCATAAGTTTTTTTATGAATTCTTTTTTCTGTAAATGAGCCTTAGCAGCTACATCCATTGATTTAATGATTTCTTTAATTACTTCTTCTACGTCATGTCTTTTAGTTCTACCAGCCCTATAAGCAGCCTGGGGAAGATTAACAGTAACATTTTGAAAACCACAAAATCTCATACTTTCTGGATGCTCAATTACGTATTTATCAGTGACATTTGTTCTAAGCCTGCAGCACATCGAAAGATTAACCTTATCACGATCAAAAACAAAATAGGGTGTGCCATTTTCAGAAGAAATCTTACACGCATATTCCAAAAGCTCTTTCTGTTTAGGATCAGTAAATGATTTTTCGTCTACATGAAGATTCATCTTAGGAAAAGGAAATGGCTTGCCATCAGAATCTCCATCCCTCCATACATCCATCATGGCTTTTAAAAATCTTTGAGACTCTTCTTCATAATCCTTATAAGTCTTACCAGTATATTTTCCCTTAGGCCCTATAGCAGGAACATTTTCAAGATATTCAGGAATTCCCAAATGAACATTAAAATCTATAAATAAAGTTTGGCCTCCTCTAGAAAATGCATTTTGAGAACATGAGAAAATAAGATACTGAGCTTCTTGTTTCAATTCTGCATCAGTCTTACCCTCTAAATATGGGGCATAAAAAATATTCACATAGGTTAAGCCTAATGCGCCAGCATAATATGCCTGCATAGAGGCAAGAAATGTATTAATATGTCCGGTTAGAGTTGATGCAAATCTTGCAGGAGTAGAAGCAGTACTTAAATTATCTAATCTTAAACCATATTTTTTAATATATTCGATAGAGTGTGCTGAGCAATAAGCCCTTACCGGATATCCTAAGTCATGAAGATGTATTGAGCCTTTCATGTGCGCTTCAGCAATTTCTGGAGAAAATACTTCTTTTAGAGCGAATTGTTTCAGAATCGTCTCGGCAATACCTAAATTTACAGCCTCTGGGTTATTCGATTTTA
This window contains:
- a CDS encoding anaerobic ribonucleoside-triphosphate reductase activating protein, yielding MSLGIKGFIPTSLIDWPGKITTIIFLPGCSFRCHYCYNPEFITSPHLIEDIKDEEIFGYLEKKKKWLDGVTILGGEPTIHNNFLKIVQAIKNVGLRTALHTNGTNPEILENIIKDELIDYFAMDIKSSISSYEKVVDVKVDSSVIKKSVEIIKNSKVDYEFRTTVVPGLVDLNEIIEIGKWLKGSKKYFIQQFKPGKTLDPQYEKVKPYHIPQLLEFKKAAEPFFETVEIRGI
- the nrdD gene encoding anaerobic ribonucleoside-triphosphate reductase, translated to MTIENRRLFQYLVKEVENTGLPREAIEEIVEIIGKNFEKYKKVSEDQLKMNEILRVVKESNDYKDSTDLHLLVSAPTKGETLNWDRERIKDALIKEAQLSDKEAEDIAFAVERKVLSSGIRTINVSLLRELVDNELFERGYQAKLKKQEVIGISTYNINQLIFSNTKENSNIKSNNPEAVNLGIAETILKQFALKEVFSPEIAEAHMKGSIHLHDLGYPVRAYCSAHSIEYIKKYGLRLDNLSTASTPARFASTLTGHINTFLASMQAYYAGALGLTYVNIFYAPYLEGKTDAELKQEAQYLIFSCSQNAFSRGGQTLFIDFNVHLGIPEYLENVPAIGPKGKYTGKTYKDYEEESQRFLKAMMDVWRDGDSDGKPFPFPKMNLHVDEKSFTDPKQKELLEYACKISSENGTPYFVFDRDKVNLSMCCRLRTNVTDKYVIEHPESMRFCGFQNVTVNLPQAAYRAGRTKRHDVEEVIKEIIKSMDVAAKAHLQKKEFIKKLMEPGRPMAQVGKNAADNRPYVNLDEASYIIGVIGLNECIKYINGRDLHEDEDTLKLGLKVISAMYLRAKELEKEVGFKIVLEETPAESTSLRLAKVDLKEYPESKDYVRGDIESGTVYYTNSVHLTADAPVDIIERIEKQGKFNNLIEAGCITHVFLGEQRPSPASIYALIKRTWENTSSAQIVISPEFTFCQDCNKVSAGYKRTINKPGLVKNVIENENKIWYQCPYCGFESEAFYKGSQDNVSLDDQYIICGDGTDGGCKKIIHQSIAEMMDSGSIKKV
- a CDS encoding YggT family protein → MKTFIINTFDIFAELMVLLIFIRVILSWFSINNGFTQLITDLTDPILGPIREILPKKTMLDFSPLVAIIVIQLLQSLIHYLLG